In Tursiops truncatus isolate mTurTru1 chromosome 19, mTurTru1.mat.Y, whole genome shotgun sequence, a genomic segment contains:
- the SIGLEC11 gene encoding sialic acid-binding Ig-like lectin 11 isoform X1, producing MDRLLLLLLPLLREGSLQQDPWYQLQVQESVTVQEGLCVLVPCTVSYPLLGQTDSTPIYGEWFRKVDRPSQMDLPMATNNPGRGVKKKRKIPFHLLGDPGANNCSLGITDARKGDSGNYYFQLMRGDVKHSYKNNLLIVNVTGVPSAVWLLPLCSPALTRTPDIYIKEPLESGSSSHVTCSVPGACDRATPPTISWTGAALPPPGLDSKGAYNSSEILLTPGPQDHGTNLTCRVTFHRAGVSTERTIMLNVSYAPQNLTISISRGNGTELNYLGNGSSLPVLEGESLRLACVTDSNPPATLSWSRGSRTLSPSHPSNPGVLQVPRVVSGHEGEFTCLAQHPQGSLRTSVRLSVQNAPQLLGPSCSQEEEGLHCDCSSRAQPAPSLRWRLGEGLLEGNFSNASFKVTSNSAGPWANSSLSLREGLSSGLRLGCEAQNVHGAQSATVLLLPGKPKLGGEFILGAVGGAGIAGLLSLCSCLIFFTVKTFRKAPGEKDAPSMLGPTSQGYQHECPPGSPRDLPLPVVAAPTSGVERELHYASLSFYMLRPWEPQDQEAASTTEYAEIKIHK from the exons ATGGAcaggttgctgctgctgctgctgcccctgctACGGGAGG GGTCCCTGCAGCAGGATCCGTGGTACCAGCTGCAAGTGCAGGAATCGGtgacagtgcaggagggtttgtGTGTCCTTGTGCCCTGCACCGTCTCCTATCCCTTGCTTGGCCAGACCGACTCTACACCCATTTATGGTGAATGGTTCCGGAAAGTGGATAGACCATCCCAAATGGACCTTCCCATGGCCACAAACAACCCGGGCAGGGgagtaaaaaagaagagaaaaatcccaTTCCACCTCCTCGGGGACCCTGGGGCGAACAACTGCTCCCTGGGCATCACAGATGCCCGGAAGGGGGACAGTGGAAACTATTATTTTCAGCTGATGAGAGGTGATGTGAAACATAGTTACAAAAATAACCTGCTCATTGTGAACGTGACAG GGGTCCCCTCTGCGGTCTGGcttctccctctctgctctccagCGCTGACACGGACCCCCGATATCTACATCAAGGAGCCCCTGGAGTCCGGCTCTAGCAGCCACGTGACGTGCTCCGTGCCAGGGGCCTGTGACCGGGCCACGCCGCCCACCATCTCCTGGACCGGGGCTGCCCTTCCCCCCCCGGGACTGGACTCGAAGGGGGCCTATAACTCCTCGGAGATCCTGCTCACCCCCGGCCCGCAGGACCACGGCACCAACCTCACCTGCCGGGTGACCTTCCACAGGGCTGGCGTGAGCACGGAGAGGACCATCATGCTCAACGTGTCCT ACGCCCCCCAGAACCTGACCATCAGCATCTCCCGAGGAAATGGCACAG agctGAATTACCTGGGGAACGGCTCATCTCTTCCTGTCCTGGAAGGAGAATCTCTGCGCCTGGCCTGTGTCACCGACAGCAACCCCCCAGCCACACTGAGCTGGTCCCGGGGGAGCCGGACCCTGAGCCCCTCACATCCCTCGAACCCCGGGGTCCTGCAGGTGCCCCGGGTGGTGTCGGGCCATGAAGGCGAATTCACCTGCCTAGCTCAGCATCCTCAGGGCTCCCTGCGGACCTCCGTGCGTCTCTCCGTGCAGA ACGCCCCGCAGCTGCTGGGACCCTCTTGCTCCCAGGAGGAGGAGGGTCTGCACTGCGACTGTTCCTCCCGAGCCCAGCCGGCCCCCTCCCTGCGctggcggctgggggaggggctgctggaggGGAATTTCAGCAACGCCTCCTTCAAGGTCACCTCCAACTCGGCTGGGCCCTGGGCCAACAGCTCCCTGAGCCTCCGCGAGGGGCTCAGCTCTGGCCTCAGACTCGGCTGCGAGGCCCAGAACGTCCACGGGGCCCAGAGCGCCACTGTCCTGCTGCTGCCAG ggaagcccaagcttggAGGAGAATTCATTCTGGGGGCCGTCGGAGGAGCTGGCATCGCTGGCCTGCTCAGTCTCTGTTCCTGCCTCATCTTCTTCAC AGTGAAGACCTTCAGGAAGGCCCCCGGTGAGAAGGATGCGCCCTCCATGCTGGGTCCCACCTCCCAG GGTTACCAGCATGAGTGTCCTCCAGGCAGCCCCCGGGACCTCCCCCTACCAGTGGTGGCCGCCCCCACTTCTGGGGTGGAACGGGAGCTCCATTACGCCTCCCTCAGTTTCTACAtgctgaggccctgggagccTCAGGACCAGGAGGCCGCCAGCACCACCGAATATGCTGAGATCAAGATCCATAAATGA
- the SIGLEC11 gene encoding sialic acid-binding Ig-like lectin 11 isoform X2, giving the protein MDRLLLLLLPLLREGSLQQDPWYQLQVQESVTVQEGLCVLVPCTVSYPLLGQTDSTPIYGEWFRKVDRPSQMDLPMATNNPGRGVKKKRKIPFHLLGDPGANNCSLGITDARKGDSGNYYFQLMRGDVKHSYKNNLLIVNVTALTRTPDIYIKEPLESGSSSHVTCSVPGACDRATPPTISWTGAALPPPGLDSKGAYNSSEILLTPGPQDHGTNLTCRVTFHRAGVSTERTIMLNVSYAPQNLTISISRGNGTELNYLGNGSSLPVLEGESLRLACVTDSNPPATLSWSRGSRTLSPSHPSNPGVLQVPRVVSGHEGEFTCLAQHPQGSLRTSVRLSVQNAPQLLGPSCSQEEEGLHCDCSSRAQPAPSLRWRLGEGLLEGNFSNASFKVTSNSAGPWANSSLSLREGLSSGLRLGCEAQNVHGAQSATVLLLPGKPKLGGEFILGAVGGAGIAGLLSLCSCLIFFTVKTFRKAPGEKDAPSMLGPTSQGYQHECPPGSPRDLPLPVVAAPTSGVERELHYASLSFYMLRPWEPQDQEAASTTEYAEIKIHK; this is encoded by the exons ATGGAcaggttgctgctgctgctgctgcccctgctACGGGAGG GGTCCCTGCAGCAGGATCCGTGGTACCAGCTGCAAGTGCAGGAATCGGtgacagtgcaggagggtttgtGTGTCCTTGTGCCCTGCACCGTCTCCTATCCCTTGCTTGGCCAGACCGACTCTACACCCATTTATGGTGAATGGTTCCGGAAAGTGGATAGACCATCCCAAATGGACCTTCCCATGGCCACAAACAACCCGGGCAGGGgagtaaaaaagaagagaaaaatcccaTTCCACCTCCTCGGGGACCCTGGGGCGAACAACTGCTCCCTGGGCATCACAGATGCCCGGAAGGGGGACAGTGGAAACTATTATTTTCAGCTGATGAGAGGTGATGTGAAACATAGTTACAAAAATAACCTGCTCATTGTGAACGTGACAG CGCTGACACGGACCCCCGATATCTACATCAAGGAGCCCCTGGAGTCCGGCTCTAGCAGCCACGTGACGTGCTCCGTGCCAGGGGCCTGTGACCGGGCCACGCCGCCCACCATCTCCTGGACCGGGGCTGCCCTTCCCCCCCCGGGACTGGACTCGAAGGGGGCCTATAACTCCTCGGAGATCCTGCTCACCCCCGGCCCGCAGGACCACGGCACCAACCTCACCTGCCGGGTGACCTTCCACAGGGCTGGCGTGAGCACGGAGAGGACCATCATGCTCAACGTGTCCT ACGCCCCCCAGAACCTGACCATCAGCATCTCCCGAGGAAATGGCACAG agctGAATTACCTGGGGAACGGCTCATCTCTTCCTGTCCTGGAAGGAGAATCTCTGCGCCTGGCCTGTGTCACCGACAGCAACCCCCCAGCCACACTGAGCTGGTCCCGGGGGAGCCGGACCCTGAGCCCCTCACATCCCTCGAACCCCGGGGTCCTGCAGGTGCCCCGGGTGGTGTCGGGCCATGAAGGCGAATTCACCTGCCTAGCTCAGCATCCTCAGGGCTCCCTGCGGACCTCCGTGCGTCTCTCCGTGCAGA ACGCCCCGCAGCTGCTGGGACCCTCTTGCTCCCAGGAGGAGGAGGGTCTGCACTGCGACTGTTCCTCCCGAGCCCAGCCGGCCCCCTCCCTGCGctggcggctgggggaggggctgctggaggGGAATTTCAGCAACGCCTCCTTCAAGGTCACCTCCAACTCGGCTGGGCCCTGGGCCAACAGCTCCCTGAGCCTCCGCGAGGGGCTCAGCTCTGGCCTCAGACTCGGCTGCGAGGCCCAGAACGTCCACGGGGCCCAGAGCGCCACTGTCCTGCTGCTGCCAG ggaagcccaagcttggAGGAGAATTCATTCTGGGGGCCGTCGGAGGAGCTGGCATCGCTGGCCTGCTCAGTCTCTGTTCCTGCCTCATCTTCTTCAC AGTGAAGACCTTCAGGAAGGCCCCCGGTGAGAAGGATGCGCCCTCCATGCTGGGTCCCACCTCCCAG GGTTACCAGCATGAGTGTCCTCCAGGCAGCCCCCGGGACCTCCCCCTACCAGTGGTGGCCGCCCCCACTTCTGGGGTGGAACGGGAGCTCCATTACGCCTCCCTCAGTTTCTACAtgctgaggccctgggagccTCAGGACCAGGAGGCCGCCAGCACCACCGAATATGCTGAGATCAAGATCCATAAATGA